From Camelina sativa cultivar DH55 chromosome 7, Cs, whole genome shotgun sequence, one genomic window encodes:
- the LOC104704697 gene encoding putative F-box protein At1g67390 — MTCFPLSILKTFHIHRPSKSKNTVEDRISELPDDVLVMILNKLVTEDVIKTSVLSKRWKNVWKKVPYLVFDLQNSIVTNMETLTDHSHRVANEITKVINNHNGHLEGCTIKHEYHQCHNGVLETWIRLLTLQKRTRNLSLSNLHVHGRGYNQLYLPPKIFSHPYLASLSLCLYELKTAYAFNRCHNLLILKLEKISIEVDVLNTIIASCPSLKVLVLHVMWDNGRACLKIRNNNLKLLHLACSNVDGIEVYAPLLDIFSIDYRFDGICDFVINTPRILFTTKYESINKGRLQTMTYNISHKAREIENLGDMFLVGRDANFFQQHKYLAVAVDVMNWKEVEMLRNVLVAWNGTMLGLFILFKDKNVYKEEGESSIGGTQEKNWEENLFPNADFRVEAVWMYHFRASSKKQFALASRFIMQGTVTKKMMFMTHSVPEKVKLDTEAAVAKLNKLPKGNENLNIGCS; from the exons ATGACTTGCTTCCCTCTCTCAATCCTAAAAACCTTTCACATTCATCGCCCATCCAAATCCAAGAATACGGTGGAGGACCGGATCAGTGAACTCCCAGATGATGTGTTGGTCATGATCCTAAATAAACTGGTCACAGAAGATGTCATCAAGACAAGTGTGTTGTCTAAACGATGGAAGAATGTATGGAAAAAGGTTCCATACCTCGTCTTTGATTTGCAAAATTCTATCGTAACCAACATGGAAACTCTGACCGATCATTCTCATCGTGTTGCCAATGAAATAACAAAG GTTATAAACAATCACAATGGTCATCTTGAGGGATGCACAATCAAACATGAGTATCACCAATGTCACAACGGTGTGCTGGAAACGTGGATTCGATTACTTACCCTTCAGAAACGTACCAGGAATCTCTCACTTTCAAACCTTCATGTTCATGGTAGGGGATATAATCAGCTCTACTTGCCCCCAAAAATATTCTCCCATCCATATCTCGCATCACTCTCTCTATGTCTATACGAGTTAAAAACCGCATATGCCTTCAACCGATGTCATAACCTCCTGATTCTCAAACTTGAAAAAATCTCTATTGAGGTTGACGTGTTAAACACAATTATTGCATCGTGCCCCTCTCTCAAGGTGCTGGTGCTTCATGTCATGTGGGATAACGGGAGGGCTTGCCTGAAGATTCGTAACAATAACCTAAAGCTCTTGCATTTGGCTTGCTCTAATGTTGATGGTATTGAGGTGTATGCACCTCTTCTGGATATTTTCTCCATTGACTACCGTTTTGATGGGATATGTGACTTCGTCATCAACACCCCTAGAATTTTGTTTACTACAAAATATGAGTCTATAAACAAGGGGAGATTACAAACCATGACCTATAATATTTCACATAAAGCTCGG GAGATAGAAAATCTTGGGGACATGTTCTTGGTGGGTAGAGATGCTAACTTTTTTCAGCAGCATAAATATTTGGCGGTGGCCGTGGATGTAATGAACTGGAAAGAAGTTGAGATGTTGCGAAATGTTTTAGTCGCATGGAATGGAACAATGTTAGGTCTCTTCATATTATTTAAG GATAAGAATGTTTATAAGGAAGAAGGTGAGTCTTCGATTGGTGGAACACAAGAGAAAAACTGGGAGGAAAACTTGTTTCCCAATGCTGATTTCCGCGTGGAAGCTGTGTGGATGTATCATTTCCGCGCTTCGAGTAAGAAACAATTTGCATTAGCTTCGCGATTTATAATGCAAGGAACcgtgacgaagaagatgatgttcatGACGCATTCGGTTCCTGAAAAGGTGAAGTTAGATACAGAAGCAGCAGTCGCCAAACTAAATAAACTTCCAAAGGGTAACGAAAATCTCAATATTGGATGCTCATGA
- the LOC104704696 gene encoding putative F-box protein At1g67390 produces MSLFPLSILKGSQFHDQPKPMNASLSSDERGKRILVDHVEDRLSKLPDSVLGKILGTMSTEEAVKTSVLSKRWKSVWKRVPFLHFDMLVDMNKMTPLAPETITQVINRHNDHLEGCSIVHYAHLCQDSVLETWIRLLTLEKQTNAIALSNRHGNGTGTNQLRLSPEIFSHPRLKTLFLYRYDFKFAHDFKNCYNLKILKLEKIHAEVDVFNRIIASCPSLKVLVLHRVVWRIKKACLKIHNNNLKLLHVSCIDVDCIEVNAPLLDIFSIYCTHFARKANFIIKAPRPLHHNGFLDLAEFNMRYNISRQSRERKYIAHEFVISRDANYLKRLRSLSVFVDVMNSKQVELLRQILVAWNGILGDLNILFEDTNASKEEGESSIGGIQNKKWEEGKVFPNADFRVETVCMLNFSGSNKAQFALASRFITQGTVTKKMMFMTSSYPQEVKLNTEAAVAKLMKLPKGNENLNIGYF; encoded by the exons atgagtcTCTTCCCTCTCTCTATTCTGAAAGGCTCTCAATTTCATGATCAACCCAAACCCATGAACGCATCACTATCGTCGGATGAAAGAGGCAAACGGATCCTTGTCGATCATGTGGAGGACCGGCTCAGCAAACTCCCAGACTCTGTGTTGGGCAAGATCCTAGGGACTATGAGCACAGAAGAAGCCGTCAAGACAAGTGTGTTGTCTAAACGTTGGAAGAGTGTATGGAAGCGGGTGCCTTTCCTCCACTTCGATATGCTAGTTGATATGAACAAAATGACACCTTTGGCTCCGGAAACTATAACCCAg gtTATAAATCGTCACAATGATCATCTGGAGGGCTGCTCAATCGTTCATTACGCCCACCTGTGTCAAGACAGTGTGCTCGAAACTTGGATCAGATTACTTACTCTTGAGAAACAAACCAATGCTATCGCACTTTCAAACCGTCATGGAAACGGTACGGGAACCAATCAGCTTCGGTTGTCTCCAGAAATATTCTCCCATCCAAGGCTCAAAACACTGTTCCTATATCGATATGATTTCAAATTTGCACATGACTTCAAAAACTGCTATAATCTCAAGATTCTCAAACTTGAGAAAATCCATGCTGAAGTTGATGTGTTCAACAGAATTATTGCATCGTGCCCTTCTCTCAAGGTTTTGGTGCTCCACCGTGTCGTGTGGCGCATCAAGAAGGCTTGCTTGAAGATTCACAACAACAACCTTAAGCTCTTGCATGTGTCTTGCATTGATGTTGATTGCATTGAAGTGAATGCGCCTCTTCTAGATATTTTCTCGATTTATTGTACTCATTTTGCTAGGAAAGCTAACTTCATCATCAAGGCCCCAAGACCTTTGCACCATAATGGCTTTTTAGACTTGGCGGAATTCAACATGCGCTACAACATTTCACGTCAATCTCGG GAGAGAAAATACATTGCGCATGAGTTCGTGATTAGTAGAGATGCTAACTATTTGAAGCGGCTTAGATCTTTGTCGGTGTTCGTGGATGTAATGAATTCGAAACAAGTTGAGCTGCTTCGGCAGATATTGGTAGCATGGAATGGAATTCTTGGGGACCTCAATATATTATTTGAG GATACCAATGCTTCTAAGGAAGAAGGTGAATCTTCCATTGGTGGAATACAGAATAAAAAGTGGGAGGAGGGAAAAGTGTTTCCCAATGCTGATTTCCGTGTGGAAACTGTGTGTATGCTTAATTTCAGCGGTTCGAATAAGGCTCAGTTTGCATTAGCTTCACGGTTTATAACGCAAGGGACCgtaacgaagaagatgatgttcatGACGTCTTCGTATCCTCAAGAGGTGAAGTTAAATACAGAAGCGGCAGTCGCCAAACTAATGAAACTTCCAAAGGGTAACGAGAATCTCAATATTGGATACTTCTGA
- the LOC104701344 gene encoding HORMA domain-containing protein 1-like isoform X2 produces MVVIQKLKEAEITEQDSLLLTRNLLRIAIFNISYIRGLFPEKYFNDKSVPALDMKIKKLMPMDAESRRLIDWMEKGVYDALQRKYLKTLMFCICETVDGPMIEEYAFSFSYSASDSQNVMMNINRTGSKKDGGTFNSTADITPNQMRSSACKMVRTLVQLMRTLDKMPDERTIVMKLLYYDDVTPPDYEPPFFRGCTEEEAQYVWTKNPLRMEIGNVNSKHLVLTLKVKSVLDPCEDENDDMQDDGKSIGHDSVHDEQPSDSDSEISQTQENQFIVVPVEKQDDDDGEVDEDDNTQDPAENEQQLARVKDWINSRHLDTLELTDILANFPDISIVLSEEIMDQLVKDGVLSKTGKDTYTKKKPESEFTFVKDEADDEIAPKKGKPVAPEDYLYMKALYHSLPMKYVTITKLHNMLDGEANQNAVRKLMDRMTQEGYVEASSNRRLGKRVIHSSLTEKKLYEVRKVFATDDMDVDDNEAIDKTNGKLAKGTGDVSTCGGIHSIGSDFTRTKGRSGMQPNGSVLSEQTISKAGNTPISNKAQPAVSRESFAVNGGDAKEAETANCSQASQDRRCRKTSMVREPILQYSKRQKSQAN; encoded by the exons ATG GTTGTGATTCAGAAGCTGAAGGAAGCAGAGATTACTGAGCAGGACTCGCTTCTTCTG ACTCGGAATCTGCTTCGTATTGCTATCTTCAACATCAGTTACATCAGAGGACTCTTTCCTGAGAAGTATTTCAACGATAAATCGGTTCCTGCTTTAG ATATGAAGATTAAGAAGCTGATGCCTATGGATGCTGAATCACGCCGGTTAATTGACTGGATGGAGAAAG GAGTCTACGATGCGCTTCAGAGGAAATATTTGAAGACGCTCATGTTCTGCATATGTGAAACAGTTGATGGTCCGATGATTGAGGAATACGCTT TTTCTTTCAGCTACTCGGCTTCTGACAGCCAAAATGTCATGATGAATATCAATCGTACTGGAAGCAAGAAAGATGGAGGAACATTTAACTCCACTGCTGACATTACCCCAAATCAAATGAG GAGTTCAGCTTGCAAAATGGTTCGTACACTAGTCCAGCTGATGAGGACTCTTGACAAAATGCCAGATGAG CGCACCATAGTGATGAAGCTTCTGTACTACGATGATGTGACG CCACCAGATTACGAGCCACCTTTCTTCAGAGGCtgtacagaagaagaagctcagtaTGTATGGACAAAGAATCCTCTGAGAATGGAAATTGGGAATGTTAACAGCAAACATCTTGTCTTAACGCTAAAG GTCAAGAGCGTGCTTGATCCTTGTGaggatgaaaatgatgatatgcAAGATGATGGCAAGAGTATTGGACATGATTCTGTACATGATGAACAGCCTTCTGATTCAGATAGCGAG ATCAGTCAAACACAAGAGAATCAATTCATTGTGGTGCCAGTAG AGaaacaagatgatgatgatggagaggTCGATGAAG ACGACAACACACAGGATCCAGCTGAAAATGAACAGCAGTTGGCAAGGGTGAAGGACTGGATCAACTCCCGTCACCTCGATACTCTGGAGCTCACAGATATTCTAGCAAACTTCCCAGATATCTCCATA GTTCTATCTGAAG AAATCATGGATCAGCTCGTGAAAGATGGTGTTCTTTCGAAAACTGGGAAAGACACGTACACTAAGAAG AAACCAGAGAGTGAATTCACCTTTGTGAAAGATGAAGCTGATGATGAAATTGCTCCAAAGAAGGGGAAACCTGTAGCTCCTGAAGACTACTTGTACATGAAA GCTCTATATCATTCTCTTCCGATGAAATATGTGACTATTACGAAGCTTCACAACATGCTGGATGGTGAAGCCAATCAGAATGCAGTTCGTAAATTAATGGACAGGATGACCCAAGAGGGCTACGTGGAAGCTTCTAGCAACCGCAGGCTAG GGAAACGTGTGATTCATTCTAGTCTAACTGAGAAGAAGCTATATGAAGTCAGAAAGGTTTTTGCCACAGATGATATG GACGTGGATGATAACGAAGCTATTGACAAGACCAACGGCAAATTGGCCAAAGGAACCGGAG ATGTATCTACGTGTGGAGGTATCCACTCCATAGGATCAGACTTCACACGTACGAAAGGAAGATCTGGGATGCAGCCGAATGGCTCAGTTCTAAGCGAACAGACTATCTCTAAAGCAGGGAACACTCCCATTAGCAACAAGGCACAG CCTGCGGTATCGAGGGAGAGCTTTGCAGTAAACGGAGGGGATGCTAAAGAAGCCGAGACAGCCAACTGTAGCCAAGCCTCACAAGACAGGCGTTGCAGGAAGACCAGCATG GTGAGAGAGCCAATTCTGCAGTACTCCAAGCGCCAGAAATCTCAGGCTAATTAA
- the LOC104701344 gene encoding uncharacterized protein LOC104701344 isoform X1 — translation MVVIQKLKEAEITEQDSLLLTRNLLRIAIFNISYIRGLFPEKYFNDKSVPALDMKIKKLMPMDAESRRLIDWMEKGVYDALQRKYLKTLMFCICETVDGPMIEEYAFSFSYSASDSQNVMMNINRTGSKKDGGTFNSTADITPNQMRSSACKMVRTLVQLMRTLDKMPDERTIVMKLLYYDDVTPPDYEPPFFRGCTEEEAQYVWTKNPLRMEIGNVNSKHLVLTLKVKSVLDPCEDENDDMQDDGKSIGHDSVHDEQPSDSDSEISQTQENQFIVVPVEKQDDDDGEVDEDDNTQDPAENEQQLARVKDWINSRHLDTLELTDILANFPDISIVLSEEIMDQLVKDGVLSKTGKDTYTKKQKPESEFTFVKDEADDEIAPKKGKPVAPEDYLYMKALYHSLPMKYVTITKLHNMLDGEANQNAVRKLMDRMTQEGYVEASSNRRLGKRVIHSSLTEKKLYEVRKVFATDDMDVDDNEAIDKTNGKLAKGTGDVSTCGGIHSIGSDFTRTKGRSGMQPNGSVLSEQTISKAGNTPISNKAQPAVSRESFAVNGGDAKEAETANCSQASQDRRCRKTSMVREPILQYSKRQKSQAN, via the exons ATG GTTGTGATTCAGAAGCTGAAGGAAGCAGAGATTACTGAGCAGGACTCGCTTCTTCTG ACTCGGAATCTGCTTCGTATTGCTATCTTCAACATCAGTTACATCAGAGGACTCTTTCCTGAGAAGTATTTCAACGATAAATCGGTTCCTGCTTTAG ATATGAAGATTAAGAAGCTGATGCCTATGGATGCTGAATCACGCCGGTTAATTGACTGGATGGAGAAAG GAGTCTACGATGCGCTTCAGAGGAAATATTTGAAGACGCTCATGTTCTGCATATGTGAAACAGTTGATGGTCCGATGATTGAGGAATACGCTT TTTCTTTCAGCTACTCGGCTTCTGACAGCCAAAATGTCATGATGAATATCAATCGTACTGGAAGCAAGAAAGATGGAGGAACATTTAACTCCACTGCTGACATTACCCCAAATCAAATGAG GAGTTCAGCTTGCAAAATGGTTCGTACACTAGTCCAGCTGATGAGGACTCTTGACAAAATGCCAGATGAG CGCACCATAGTGATGAAGCTTCTGTACTACGATGATGTGACG CCACCAGATTACGAGCCACCTTTCTTCAGAGGCtgtacagaagaagaagctcagtaTGTATGGACAAAGAATCCTCTGAGAATGGAAATTGGGAATGTTAACAGCAAACATCTTGTCTTAACGCTAAAG GTCAAGAGCGTGCTTGATCCTTGTGaggatgaaaatgatgatatgcAAGATGATGGCAAGAGTATTGGACATGATTCTGTACATGATGAACAGCCTTCTGATTCAGATAGCGAG ATCAGTCAAACACAAGAGAATCAATTCATTGTGGTGCCAGTAG AGaaacaagatgatgatgatggagaggTCGATGAAG ACGACAACACACAGGATCCAGCTGAAAATGAACAGCAGTTGGCAAGGGTGAAGGACTGGATCAACTCCCGTCACCTCGATACTCTGGAGCTCACAGATATTCTAGCAAACTTCCCAGATATCTCCATA GTTCTATCTGAAG AAATCATGGATCAGCTCGTGAAAGATGGTGTTCTTTCGAAAACTGGGAAAGACACGTACACTAAGAAG CAGAAACCAGAGAGTGAATTCACCTTTGTGAAAGATGAAGCTGATGATGAAATTGCTCCAAAGAAGGGGAAACCTGTAGCTCCTGAAGACTACTTGTACATGAAA GCTCTATATCATTCTCTTCCGATGAAATATGTGACTATTACGAAGCTTCACAACATGCTGGATGGTGAAGCCAATCAGAATGCAGTTCGTAAATTAATGGACAGGATGACCCAAGAGGGCTACGTGGAAGCTTCTAGCAACCGCAGGCTAG GGAAACGTGTGATTCATTCTAGTCTAACTGAGAAGAAGCTATATGAAGTCAGAAAGGTTTTTGCCACAGATGATATG GACGTGGATGATAACGAAGCTATTGACAAGACCAACGGCAAATTGGCCAAAGGAACCGGAG ATGTATCTACGTGTGGAGGTATCCACTCCATAGGATCAGACTTCACACGTACGAAAGGAAGATCTGGGATGCAGCCGAATGGCTCAGTTCTAAGCGAACAGACTATCTCTAAAGCAGGGAACACTCCCATTAGCAACAAGGCACAG CCTGCGGTATCGAGGGAGAGCTTTGCAGTAAACGGAGGGGATGCTAAAGAAGCCGAGACAGCCAACTGTAGCCAAGCCTCACAAGACAGGCGTTGCAGGAAGACCAGCATG GTGAGAGAGCCAATTCTGCAGTACTCCAAGCGCCAGAAATCTCAGGCTAATTAA
- the LOC104701343 gene encoding REF/SRPP-like protein At1g67360, with product METEKKNSKNLSLKHLGFVRVAAIQILASVSNLYDYAKQNSGSLKSAVEKVEGAVTTVVTPVYHKLKDVPDSLLVFLDHKVGEASYKFDKHAPPMAKQAVTQAHVLIYKATEKAQSFVKEARTGGLKAAFNFAATEYKCFVVTSSVKVWAKINQYKPIHAVGEKALPVAAHVSTRYNELVTDMTQMGYSLVGYLPLVPVDDFVKAYEKEDAEQKKKKGEDTATTDGKKGETTATTDGNESSSDSD from the exons AtggagacagagaagaagaatagcAAGAATCTAAGCCTAAAGCATCTGGGGTTCGTTAGAGTTGCAGCGATCCAGATTCTGGCTTCCGTTTCAAATCTCTACGACTACGCCAAACAAAACTCCGGTTCTCTCAAATCCGCCGTGGAAAAAGTCGAAGGAGCTGTCACCACCGTCGTCACCCCTGTTTACCACAAACTCAAAGATGTTCCAGATTCTCTCCTCGTCTTTCTAGATCACAAG GTGGGTGAAGCATCGTACAAGTTTGATAAGCATGCTCCTCCGATGGCTAAGCAAGCGGTGACTCAAGCACATGTGTTGATCTACAAGGCAACAGAGAAAGCTCAGAGCTTTGTGAAAGAGGCTCGTACTGGTGGTCTCAAAGCTGCGTTTAACTTTGCTGCGACTGAGTACAAGTGTTTCGTTGTGACCAGCTCTGTTAAAGTCTGGGCTAAAATTAACCAGTACAAGCCAATTCATGCAGTGGGTGAGAAAGCTTTACCTGTGGCTGCGCACGTTTCTACTCGGTACAATGAATTGGTGACGGATATGACTCAGATGGGTTACTCTTTGGTTGGTTATCTTCCTTTGGTCCCTGTTGATGACTTTGTGAAGGCTtatgagaaagaagatgcagagcagaagaagaagaaaggagaagataCAGCTACTACTGATGGAAAGAAAGGAGAGACTACTGCCACTACTGATGGAAATGAATCATCCTCTGATTCGGATTAG